One Henriciella litoralis genomic window carries:
- the ccoN gene encoding cytochrome-c oxidase, cbb3-type subunit I — MDTSTVVVSGLLMVFAILAVFIAGNAMDRLMGIHASLFFGAVVLWLVGIVLWAGKLGERNPFDETKYEDTLVKWGVFASMFWGIAGLLVGVVIACQLTWPNLFYFEQWGFTNFGRLRPLHTSAVIFAFGGNVLLATSFHVVQRTTRARLFGGMLPWFVFWGYQLFIVIAATGYLMGITQSKEYAEPEWYADLWLTVVWVSYLLVFLGTLWKRKEPHIYVANWFYLSFIVTIAMLHIVNNLSVPVSIGSAKSYQLFAGVQDALTQWWYGHNAVGFFLTTGFLAIMYYFIPKRVDRPVYSYRLSIVHFWSLIFIYIWAGPHHLHYTALPQWAQTLGMTFSIMLWMPSWGGMINGVMTLSGAWDKLRTDPVVRMMVVSLAFYGMSTFEGPLMSVRAVNALSHYTEWGIGHVHSGALGWVGFISFGALYCLTQWLWKRKSLYSLSLVEWHFWLATIGIVFYIVSMWFAGIMEGLMWRAYNDFGFLEYSFVETVEAKHISYIIRAVGGGLYLSGALIMVYNLIRTAIGDERINQPADAQPVSNPPAAATLQPAE, encoded by the coding sequence ATGGACACGAGCACGGTGGTGGTATCCGGCCTGCTCATGGTCTTTGCCATCCTCGCCGTGTTCATCGCCGGCAACGCCATGGACCGATTGATGGGCATCCATGCGAGCCTGTTTTTCGGCGCGGTGGTTTTGTGGCTCGTCGGTATCGTTCTCTGGGCTGGTAAGCTTGGTGAGCGCAATCCGTTCGATGAGACGAAATATGAAGACACACTTGTTAAATGGGGTGTCTTCGCTTCGATGTTCTGGGGCATTGCGGGGCTGCTTGTCGGTGTCGTGATCGCGTGCCAGCTGACCTGGCCCAATCTCTTCTATTTTGAACAATGGGGCTTCACGAACTTTGGCCGGCTGCGTCCACTGCACACATCTGCGGTGATCTTCGCATTTGGCGGGAACGTGCTGCTGGCCACCAGCTTTCACGTTGTTCAGAGGACGACACGTGCCCGTCTGTTCGGCGGCATGCTCCCCTGGTTCGTGTTCTGGGGCTACCAGCTCTTCATCGTCATTGCCGCAACCGGCTATCTGATGGGGATTACCCAATCGAAAGAGTATGCCGAGCCTGAATGGTATGCTGACCTGTGGCTGACCGTCGTCTGGGTTTCCTACCTGCTGGTCTTCCTCGGGACGCTCTGGAAGCGCAAAGAGCCTCATATATATGTGGCGAACTGGTTCTATCTGTCCTTCATCGTGACCATCGCGATGCTGCACATCGTGAACAATCTTTCCGTGCCGGTCTCGATCGGTTCGGCGAAGAGCTACCAGCTGTTTGCAGGCGTGCAGGATGCGCTGACACAGTGGTGGTATGGCCACAATGCGGTCGGCTTCTTCCTGACCACCGGCTTCCTCGCCATCATGTACTACTTCATCCCGAAGCGCGTGGATCGGCCCGTCTATTCCTACCGGCTGTCCATCGTTCACTTCTGGTCACTGATCTTCATCTACATCTGGGCAGGCCCTCACCACCTGCACTACACCGCTCTGCCGCAATGGGCGCAGACACTTGGTATGACCTTCTCCATCATGCTGTGGATGCCTAGCTGGGGTGGTATGATCAATGGTGTGATGACCTTGTCGGGCGCCTGGGACAAGCTGCGTACCGACCCCGTGGTCCGTATGATGGTCGTCTCGCTTGCCTTCTATGGCATGTCGACCTTCGAAGGCCCGCTGATGTCGGTGCGGGCGGTGAATGCGCTGAGCCACTACACTGAGTGGGGCATTGGTCACGTGCATTCCGGTGCGCTTGGCTGGGTTGGCTTCATCTCCTTCGGCGCGCTCTACTGCCTCACCCAATGGCTGTGGAAACGTAAGAGCCTCTACTCCCTGTCGCTTGTGGAGTGGCACTTCTGGCTCGCGACCATCGGTATCGTCTTCTACATCGTTTCGATGTGGTTCGCCGGGATCATGGAAGGCCTGATGTGGCGTGCCTATAACGACTTTGGCTTCCTCGAATACAGCTTCGTGGAAACCGTCGAGGCCAAGCATATCAGCTATATCATTCGTGCTGTCGGTGGTGGTCTCTACCTCAGTGGCGCGCTGATCATGGTCTACAATCTCATCCGCACAGCGATTGGCGATGAACGGATCAACCAACCAGCTGATGCTCAGCCGGTCAGCAATCCGCCTGCCGCCGCCACCCTGCAACCTGCCGAATAG
- a CDS encoding heavy metal translocating P-type ATPase, whose amino-acid sequence MTLTADMTKGCPSGLAPAGDQIDGDVSAFVRKVGGEKTLHLSVRGAKCAGCLGKIEAAVGALDGVQSARLNLSTGRLAVRWEGGLDPNAISGCVSDLGYGAAPFDPDASEGAAKSEERSLLIAMGVAAFAAANVMLLSVSVWSGHGEMGEATRRTMHAISGAIALPAALFAGRPFFRSAWSVLRRGHANMDVPISLAVLLALGVSISETIRGGEHAYFDACVMLLFFLLIGRFLDARLRRRTHVAAQELALLQSRSATRLDRDGSARSVKASEILTGDTILVAAGERVLVDLEVIEGRSDADESMVSGETVPRAITPGMRLYAGTVNLSQAIRGKALADADGSLMSEIGRMLEAGEQRRSTYRRIADKAVSLYVPLVHTTAALTFAGWLIAGAGVGQALMVAVSTLIITCPCALALAAPAVQVVAAERLFRKGVFLRSGDALERIAECDHVVFDKTGTLTLGVPELVEVDGMKDVVARAARLARVSRHPLSRAIVAAAGPGEVAPRVEERAGLGLEAEIDGVRCRLGAAEWVGANDAPASARLQLWYGEGDKPPVCFTFEDALRPGAAGIADALKRRGATLEILSGDRAEAVAEIAAKLGVDSWRAKASPADKVERLEALRAEGRKVLMIGDGLNDAGSLSLAHASLAPGGAMDVSQSASDGVYTGAGLDAIPTVIDGARVASSRMRQNFTLAAAYNLVAVPIAVAGFATPLVAAIAMSTSSIVVTLNALRPHVKWRAT is encoded by the coding sequence ATGACTTTGACCGCCGACATGACCAAGGGCTGCCCGAGCGGACTTGCGCCGGCGGGCGACCAGATCGACGGCGATGTGAGTGCCTTTGTCCGGAAGGTGGGCGGCGAAAAGACACTGCACCTGTCGGTGCGCGGCGCCAAATGTGCCGGGTGTCTCGGCAAGATCGAAGCGGCTGTCGGCGCGCTTGACGGGGTACAGTCTGCCCGCCTCAACCTGTCTACAGGGCGGCTTGCCGTTCGCTGGGAAGGCGGGCTCGATCCGAATGCGATTTCAGGCTGCGTCAGCGATCTGGGCTATGGTGCGGCCCCTTTCGACCCTGACGCCAGCGAAGGCGCTGCCAAGTCTGAGGAGCGAAGCCTGCTCATCGCTATGGGGGTCGCAGCCTTCGCCGCAGCAAATGTCATGCTTCTGTCTGTCTCGGTCTGGTCAGGCCATGGGGAGATGGGGGAAGCCACGCGGCGAACCATGCATGCCATCTCCGGGGCCATTGCCTTGCCAGCCGCGCTTTTTGCAGGGCGGCCATTTTTCCGGTCTGCCTGGAGTGTCCTGCGTCGCGGTCATGCGAACATGGATGTTCCGATTTCGCTGGCTGTGCTTCTCGCGCTCGGGGTCAGTATTTCCGAGACGATCAGAGGCGGCGAGCATGCCTATTTCGATGCTTGCGTCATGCTGCTCTTTTTCCTGCTTATCGGGCGCTTTCTGGATGCCCGCCTGAGACGGCGCACACATGTTGCCGCTCAGGAGCTTGCTTTGCTGCAGTCTCGCTCCGCGACGCGGCTCGACCGGGATGGCTCGGCGCGCTCTGTGAAGGCATCTGAAATTCTTACCGGTGACACGATATTGGTCGCAGCCGGAGAACGCGTTCTCGTCGATCTGGAAGTTATCGAAGGGCGCAGTGACGCCGACGAAAGCATGGTTTCTGGCGAGACTGTACCGCGCGCAATTACGCCCGGCATGCGCCTCTATGCCGGTACAGTAAACTTGTCGCAGGCCATCAGAGGTAAGGCCCTTGCAGATGCAGACGGCTCTCTCATGTCCGAGATCGGCCGGATGCTTGAGGCCGGGGAGCAAAGACGGTCCACCTATCGGCGCATCGCCGACAAGGCCGTCTCGCTCTATGTGCCGCTGGTTCATACGACGGCAGCGCTGACATTTGCAGGCTGGCTGATCGCTGGGGCGGGCGTCGGCCAAGCCCTGATGGTCGCGGTCTCCACGCTGATCATTACTTGCCCTTGCGCGCTGGCGCTTGCGGCGCCAGCCGTTCAGGTGGTTGCCGCTGAAAGGCTGTTCCGAAAGGGCGTCTTTCTGCGGTCCGGGGATGCGCTGGAGAGAATTGCCGAGTGCGATCACGTCGTGTTCGACAAGACAGGTACCTTGACGCTGGGCGTTCCCGAGCTGGTTGAAGTCGACGGCATGAAGGATGTGGTTGCCCGAGCAGCACGGCTAGCGCGCGTTTCGCGCCACCCTCTGTCGAGAGCCATTGTTGCAGCCGCTGGCCCCGGAGAGGTTGCCCCGCGGGTTGAAGAGCGAGCAGGCCTCGGCCTTGAAGCTGAAATCGACGGTGTCCGCTGCCGGTTGGGAGCTGCTGAATGGGTCGGAGCTAACGATGCGCCTGCAAGTGCGCGGCTCCAGCTCTGGTATGGCGAAGGCGATAAGCCGCCCGTCTGCTTCACATTTGAAGATGCGCTCCGGCCGGGCGCGGCCGGCATCGCAGACGCGCTGAAGCGGCGTGGGGCCACTCTGGAAATTCTGTCCGGTGACCGGGCTGAAGCGGTGGCCGAGATTGCTGCCAAGCTCGGCGTGGATAGCTGGCGCGCCAAGGCCAGCCCGGCCGACAAGGTTGAACGGTTGGAGGCGCTGAGAGCGGAGGGACGCAAAGTCCTCATGATCGGCGACGGGCTGAATGATGCAGGCTCGCTTTCGCTTGCCCATGCCTCACTTGCGCCTGGCGGTGCGATGGATGTCAGCCAGTCGGCTTCCGACGGGGTCTATACAGGCGCTGGTCTTGACGCCATTCCAACTGTCATCGACGGTGCCCGCGTGGCAAGCTCTCGCATGAGGCAGAACTTTACGCTTGCCGCGGCGTACAATCTGGTTGCGGTGCCAATTGCGGTTGCTGGTTTTGCGACCCCGCTGGTGGCGGCGATTGCGATGTCGACATCGTCGATTGTTGTGACGCTCAATGCGCTGCGCCCGCACGTGAAATGGAGGGCCACTTAA
- the ccoP gene encoding cytochrome-c oxidase, cbb3-type subunit III, which yields MSDHIKDIDETTGVETTGHEWDGIKELNNPLPRWWLYIWYASIAFSIVYMVIMPSIPALPGLGTNTRGIGNHSDRIKVAEEIDALRLERAGAGSTLVNATLAEIETDRSLQQFAMAAGESAFGDNCATCHGAGGRGAKGYPTLADDVWLWSGTLDGIEYTLRHGIRHEQDPETRYSAMPAFGRDRLLTRAEIDDVVNHVMTLSGRGGDDAEAAGRGADIFAAQCATCHGDNGTGDHTIGAPNLTDQDWLFGGDYDDIYNTVYNARNAHMPAWGDRLDDPTIKALSVYVHSLGGGE from the coding sequence ATGAGTGATCACATCAAAGATATCGACGAGACAACCGGCGTCGAAACGACTGGCCACGAATGGGACGGTATCAAGGAGCTCAACAATCCACTCCCGCGCTGGTGGCTCTATATCTGGTACGCCTCAATCGCCTTTTCGATTGTTTACATGGTTATCATGCCTTCCATTCCGGCGTTGCCAGGACTGGGCACCAATACCCGCGGTATTGGTAATCATTCAGACCGGATAAAGGTCGCTGAGGAGATCGATGCCCTCCGGTTGGAGCGGGCCGGCGCCGGCAGCACGCTTGTAAACGCCACGCTCGCCGAAATCGAGACAGACCGCTCCCTACAGCAGTTTGCAATGGCTGCGGGCGAGAGCGCCTTTGGGGATAATTGCGCAACCTGTCATGGTGCAGGTGGACGCGGTGCCAAGGGGTATCCGACGCTGGCGGACGATGTCTGGCTCTGGTCGGGTACGCTCGACGGGATCGAGTACACGCTTCGCCACGGCATCCGTCACGAACAGGACCCTGAGACACGTTACTCAGCAATGCCTGCCTTTGGACGGGACCGGTTGCTGACCCGCGCTGAGATCGATGACGTGGTCAACCATGTCATGACGCTGTCGGGTCGCGGCGGAGATGATGCTGAGGCCGCTGGCCGCGGCGCTGATATCTTCGCGGCGCAGTGTGCGACCTGTCATGGCGACAATGGAACGGGCGACCATACGATCGGTGCTCCGAACCTGACCGATCAGGACTGGCTCTTCGGCGGCGACTATGACGACATCTACAACACGGTCTACAATGCCCGGAATGCCCACATGCCGGCATGGGGAGACCGTCTGGACGATCCGACCATAAAAGCGCTGTCTGTCTACGTGCATTCGCTTGGCGGCGGGGAATAG
- the ccoS gene encoding cbb3-type cytochrome oxidase assembly protein CcoS encodes MEMLAFLIPVALLLGLTGLGAFIWSVRSGQFDDPQGDAARILLDDDEPLTERN; translated from the coding sequence ATGGAAATGCTTGCATTCCTCATCCCGGTTGCCTTGCTATTAGGCCTGACCGGGCTTGGTGCTTTTATCTGGTCAGTCCGCTCTGGTCAGTTTGATGATCCTCAGGGAGATGCGGCGCGTATCCTGCTGGACGATGATGAGCCGCTCACCGAGCGTAACTAG
- the ccoO gene encoding cytochrome-c oxidase, cbb3-type subunit II: protein MGLLKNHGVLERHSLILTIGILIVVSIGGIIQMAPLFYMENTIEKVEGMRPYTPLEVAGRNIYLREGCYVCHSQMVRPLRDEVERYGHYSLAAESMYDHPFQWGSKRTGPDLARVGNKYSDEWHVDHLIDPRALVPESVMPPYAFLAEKTLDYRHIADDLKTLRLVGVPYTDEMIENAAMDLRAQADPDVYFDEQDALVARYTEASGREGTVQVRDFDRDPDRITEMDALVAYLQMTGTLVDFSTYEAEDLMNRR, encoded by the coding sequence ATGGGACTTCTCAAAAATCACGGCGTGCTTGAACGCCATTCGCTGATCCTCACCATTGGTATTCTTATCGTGGTGTCGATCGGGGGGATCATTCAGATGGCGCCGCTCTTCTACATGGAGAACACCATCGAGAAGGTGGAAGGCATGCGCCCTTACACGCCGCTGGAAGTGGCAGGTCGCAACATCTATCTGCGCGAGGGCTGCTATGTCTGCCATTCGCAGATGGTCCGTCCGCTTCGCGACGAAGTGGAACGTTACGGCCACTACTCGCTCGCTGCCGAGAGCATGTATGATCACCCTTTCCAGTGGGGCTCCAAGCGGACCGGGCCTGACCTGGCACGCGTCGGAAACAAGTATTCCGATGAGTGGCATGTCGACCATCTGATCGACCCGCGCGCCCTGGTGCCGGAATCGGTCATGCCGCCCTACGCCTTCCTGGCTGAGAAGACGCTCGACTACCGCCATATCGCGGACGATCTGAAGACGCTGCGTCTGGTGGGTGTGCCGTACACTGATGAAATGATCGAAAATGCCGCCATGGATCTTCGCGCTCAGGCCGATCCAGACGTCTACTTCGATGAACAGGATGCGCTTGTCGCTCGCTACACCGAGGCATCTGGCCGCGAAGGCACTGTTCAGGTGCGCGACTTCGACCGTGATCCAGACCGGATCACCGAGATGGATGCGCTTGTTGCCTACCTTCAGATGACTGGCACGCTGGTGGATTTCTCCACCTACGAAGCCGAAGACCTGATGAACCGGCGCTAG
- a CDS encoding FixH family protein, translating into MTPAATPYRQGPDAKLKGWHVLLIFLAFFGVMFAVNGVFLYNAITSFPGEDVKKSYVQGLDYNDTIEARREQVAAGWKIRAGVDGDRLRVEMDAPETVATRGLIVTATMRRTVTQNGDIELILATDKPGAVFSAALPDLAPGRWEVLLKASTGDEDVVAQARKTVVIP; encoded by the coding sequence ATGACCCCTGCAGCAACGCCGTACCGCCAAGGCCCCGACGCAAAGCTCAAGGGCTGGCATGTCCTTCTGATCTTCCTTGCATTCTTTGGTGTGATGTTCGCCGTGAACGGCGTCTTCCTCTACAATGCCATCACCAGTTTTCCAGGTGAGGATGTAAAGAAGAGCTATGTTCAGGGCCTCGACTATAATGACACGATCGAAGCCCGAAGAGAGCAGGTTGCGGCGGGGTGGAAGATCCGCGCTGGTGTGGACGGTGACAGGCTGAGAGTCGAAATGGATGCGCCGGAGACGGTTGCGACGAGGGGTCTGATTGTCACCGCGACCATGCGGCGTACCGTCACCCAAAATGGCGACATTGAACTGATCCTGGCCACTGACAAGCCAGGGGCGGTTTTTTCGGCCGCGCTGCCTGACCTCGCGCCCGGACGCTGGGAAGTTTTGTTGAAGGCCAGCACGGGTGATGAGGATGTGGTGGCGCAAGCTCGCAAGACTGTCGTGATCCCATGA
- a CDS encoding cbb3-type cytochrome c oxidase subunit 3 produces MYETLSHFAQTGGMLYFVAIFVAVLAYALWPRNQKRFDEAAQLPLNDREPGDE; encoded by the coding sequence ATGTACGAGACCCTTTCACACTTCGCGCAGACTGGCGGCATGCTCTACTTCGTCGCCATCTTTGTCGCCGTTCTTGCCTATGCGCTGTGGCCGCGGAACCAGAAACGGTTCGATGAGGCTGCCCAACTTCCACTGAATGACCGGGAGCCCGGAGATGAGTGA
- the ccoG gene encoding cytochrome c oxidase accessory protein CcoG, with product MTQINLIPSRSPPPVPPPQDLYAKRKQVYPKLAHGKFRTVKWVAMGVLLGIYYLIPWLRWERGAGVPDQAVLADFAGERFFFFGIEIWPQEAYYLAGLMILSAIGLFLVTSLFGRVWCGYACPQTVWTDLYIWVERAFEGDRAKRIRLDKAPWGLNKAARKIGKHLVWLIIAFLTGGAFILYFHDARMIAQTFFIGEAPLSAYWFAGLLTFTTYALAGTMREQVCTYLCPWPRIQAALTDEHALNVTYRYDRGEPRGPHRKGESWEGRGDCIDCKQCVQVCPVGIDIRDGSQLECIHCALCIDACDSIMKTVGRPTGLIAYDTDTAVAARAAGMKPKYRLVRARTVLYFFLMAAIASLMAFGLLNRGTFEVNVLKDRSPPYVRLSSGLVQNGYTLKLVNKAGETREMEISIAGDEGFELNVVGIKTDAGEPILLPVDSNGVDRYRLLVTKPEDAIDGRKQFQLVLTDVETGEIHTNRTSFMAPGD from the coding sequence ATGACACAGATCAACCTGATTCCATCGCGGTCGCCTCCGCCTGTCCCTCCACCGCAGGACCTCTATGCCAAGCGCAAGCAGGTCTATCCAAAACTGGCCCATGGCAAGTTCAGGACGGTGAAATGGGTGGCCATGGGTGTTCTGCTGGGCATCTACTACCTCATTCCCTGGCTTCGCTGGGAACGGGGCGCAGGGGTGCCGGATCAGGCTGTCCTGGCTGACTTTGCCGGCGAGCGGTTCTTCTTCTTCGGGATCGAGATCTGGCCTCAGGAAGCGTATTACCTCGCCGGGCTGATGATCCTTTCAGCGATCGGCCTGTTCCTGGTGACGTCATTGTTTGGCCGCGTCTGGTGCGGCTATGCGTGTCCACAGACCGTCTGGACAGACCTCTATATCTGGGTCGAGCGCGCTTTCGAGGGCGACCGGGCCAAGCGTATCCGGCTCGACAAGGCGCCGTGGGGGCTGAACAAGGCCGCGCGCAAGATCGGCAAGCATCTTGTCTGGCTCATCATCGCCTTTCTGACGGGCGGCGCTTTCATCCTTTACTTCCATGATGCGCGCATGATTGCGCAGACCTTCTTTATCGGCGAAGCACCGCTTTCGGCCTACTGGTTCGCAGGGCTGCTGACCTTCACCACGTACGCCTTGGCCGGCACCATGCGTGAGCAGGTTTGTACCTATCTCTGCCCATGGCCGCGCATTCAGGCGGCGCTGACCGACGAACACGCCCTCAACGTCACCTATCGGTATGATCGCGGTGAACCGCGAGGCCCGCACCGCAAGGGTGAGAGCTGGGAGGGCAGGGGCGACTGCATCGACTGCAAGCAGTGCGTCCAGGTCTGCCCTGTCGGGATCGATATTCGCGACGGATCGCAGCTGGAATGTATCCACTGCGCCCTGTGTATCGATGCCTGCGATTCGATCATGAAGACGGTGGGGCGGCCAACCGGCCTTATCGCTTACGATACTGATACCGCCGTGGCGGCACGGGCCGCTGGCATGAAGCCGAAATACCGGCTCGTGCGGGCGCGGACGGTCCTGTACTTCTTCCTGATGGCGGCAATTGCGAGCTTGATGGCTTTTGGTCTGCTCAATCGCGGTACGTTTGAGGTCAATGTGCTGAAAGACCGCTCGCCGCCATATGTCAGGCTGTCGAGTGGACTTGTCCAGAATGGATACACGTTGAAGCTGGTCAACAAGGCAGGTGAAACGCGTGAAATGGAAATCAGCATTGCAGGCGATGAGGGTTTCGAGTTGAATGTTGTCGGTATCAAGACAGACGCTGGTGAACCGATCTTGCTGCCTGTAGATTCCAACGGTGTTGACCGATACAGGCTGCTGGTAACGAAGCCGGAAGATGCCATTGATGGCCGCAAGCAATTCCAGCTCGTGCTCACCGATGTCGAGACCGGCGAAATCCACACCAACCGCACTAGCTTCATGGCCCCGGGAGATTGA